Below is a window of Paenibacillus bovis DNA.
CGAGCTGCTTCGATTGAGGCATTCAGAGACAGCATCTGAATCTGCTTGGTAATCTCGCCAATAGAAAGCAGAATCTGGCTAATTGCTTCGGAACTGTCGATCAGTGTCTGTACAGACTGGCGTGTATCGGTAACGACCTGCTCTACCGATCCCATTTGCTGGATAGCATTCTGCGCCATATCATTACCGGCAACAGCACTGTCCGAAGCTTGTCCGATCTGATCGGAGATATCCGCGGTAGAGGAAGCAATATGCTGGATACCGTTGGTGATTTCTTCCATGGCACGGGCATTTTCGGTAGAAGAGGTAGCGATCATTGTACTGCCGCCTTCTATCGTTCCGATCGACTCAACGGAACTGTCGACCATTTTATGCATTTTGTTAATTCGTGAAGTCAGCGCCTGGGTACCCATGGATACTTTTTCGGAGCTATCCAGAACATGGTTAACCATGGCGCGCAGATTTTCGGTCATCAGGCGGAAGCCACGAGCGAGCTGGGCGATCTCATCACTTCCGGTCATTTTGATATCCTGCTGTAGATTACCTTCGGCTACGAGCCGGGTATGACGAACGAGTCTAGCGAGTGGCAGGGTGATCTTGCGACTGAATCGATAGGCAATCCAGAGACATACAGCGACAGATATAATGGCCATTAGCAGTGTCATCAGCACCAGATTACGGGTAATGCCATCTACAAAGCTAGCATCCATACTGGCGGCTACAAGAATCGAGCTTCCCGGCACGCGGTAATAATAGGTGACATGCGAACCTGCATCCGTTGTATACAGATCGGTCAGCAGCTTGCCGTCTTTCATCGCCTGCTGGATATTATCGCTTAGTTCAACAGCCTGTTCTTTTTTGAAATTTTTGGAGGCATTCGACAGTGCGGTTACGACGGCTTTGTCTTTGTCGACTCTCAGCACATACAGATTATCCAGCTCATACGCTTTGAGCTGGGAATCCAGATAAGTTTCCAGCTTCATCGTTTCTCCGCTGTTGCCCTGAGCAGACTGCATAACCTGCGTATTATCCAGTCCTTTCAAAATACCGTCCATCGCAATATTGAGCACCTGACGGAATTGTGGAACGACATTGTTGTTGACCACTCCCCGGGTCATAACATAAAAGAAAATACTCATAACCAGACACACTGCAATAATCAGCAGGGCAAAGGTCACCATAATTTTACGGCTGATCGATTGATTAATTCGAAACATGCTGAATCCCCTCTCTATACCTAACAAGTCTGCAATTCGATAGTGAAATTCATCTGTAGATGATGGTCACCCTTACGTTTGTCCCCTGACGTAACAATAACTAACGCGAATTTACGAATACATATTTTCCAGAAGTATAAAGACAAGATGTTATTTATATGTATGCTGTGTGAGTACCAAGTCCTGGTTTATCTGACTCCTTTCGACAATACAGTAAGCTTATAAATATCTAATGCTGCATATAAGGATGGAAAATGAATATTATAAGCAGATTGAACCATGATAAAAGGCATAAATTATTTCTTATTCTATATCAATTGACCGTTGTTTGAATAGGTATTTTTGCGTATACCTATCTAAAATTCTAAAAAAATATCAAAATAAGCAAAAATAAGGCGAAAAAACGTGATAAAGTATCACACAATTAACACTACTTGTTTACTTGGAATTGTGATAGAATAAAAACGAAAATAGACAGATAAAGGGGAGAACGTAATGCATGTATTTCTCGTTATACTTAATGTACTCATTCTGGCAGTACTGATCGGCGTGCTGATCTGGATGCAGAAGAAACATATTTCCTTTACAAAACGGGTATTCACCGGTCTGCTGCTCGGTATAGTATTCGGTGCAGCGATTCAATTGATCTACACGCCGGATTCCGAAGTCGTATCGGATTCAATGGAATGGTTCAGCCTGGTCGGTAATGGCTATGTAGGCCTGCTGCAAATGGTTGTTATTCCGCTGATTATGGTCTCGATCATTATGGCTATTCTCAAATTAAGTGGTCGCCAGAACCTGGGTAAAATCAGTGGTTCTATCCTGGCTGTGCTGCTGCTGACGACAGCGATTGCTTCCGCAGTAGGCATCGCATCCGCACTCAGTTTTCATCTGACTGCAGAAGGTATGCCGGTTGGTCAGGTCGAGCAGGAACGCGGAGCGGCACTTCAGGAACGCCTTGGTGAAGTGCAGGATAAATCATTGCCGGCGCAGCTGCTGGAATTTATCCCGACCAATCCGTTTGAAGATATGACCGGAGCACGTCAATCGTCCACATTGGCTGTTGTTATTTTCTCGGCTTTTGTAGGTGTAGCGGCTCTTGGATTTATGCGTAAAAATCCTGCCCAGGGTGAAGTATTCCGCAATCTGATGGAATCGATCTATGGGGTAGTAATGCGTATGGTAACTCTGATTCTGCGCCTGACTCCTTATGGAATCCTGGCGCTTATTACTAAAATGGTTGCAACGACAAGTGGTCATGATATTCTAAATCTGTTCAAATTCGTAGTCGCTTCTTATGTAGCGCTGATTGCGATGTTTGTGATTCATATGATTATTCTGGCTGTTAATGGACTCAATCCGCTCCAGTATGTGAAGAAAATTATTCCTACTCTGACGTTTGCGTTTACTTCTCGTTCGAGTGCGGCAACAATTCCGCTGAACGTAGAGACACAAACCCGCAAACTGGGCGTGTCCGAAGGAATTGCCAACTTGTCCGCCAGCTTTGGTGCGACGATTGGACAAAATGGCTGTGCAGGGATTTACCCATCTATGCTGGCGATTATGATTGCACCGACAGTCGGTATTAATCCGCTGGATTGGCAGTTTATCCTGACACTGATCGCAGTAGTCACAATCAGTTCACTGGGTGTTGCAGGTGTTGGCGGTGGAGCTACTTTTGCCGCACTGATCGTGCTGTCCACGATGAACATGCCGGTAGCACTGGCAGGTCTGCTGATCTCCGTAGAACCGCTGATCGACATGGGACGTACTGCTCTAAATGTGAGCGGATCGATGACAGCCGGCCTGGTGAGCAGCCGTGTACTCAAGGAACATGACAAAGACGTCTATAACCACGAGGATCGCGATCTGGATACCGCCGAAGCTTCCTGATTATGAAATTAGTCTCGTACACCGAAATATAACAGCGAACAGGCATGCCATACGCATCCGATGATGCAGCGGGCATGCCTGTTTTTTTATGATCATCTAACGGATTCTCTCTGGAATCCATCGCAAAAAAAGAAGACAGGCTGTGTGTACAAAAAGGAACTGTTTTCCATAATATGTTGGCAATGTAGTATTCCTGTGATAAAGTAGAACAGGTTTTCAACAATATTCCGCGGTTCGTAACCATCCCGCGTTATCAAAACTAGGGGGAAAGAGTAGTGCTTAACAATATAGAGTGGGGTATTTTATTTGTTATTGTGAATTATGCGTTATTCACAATCTGTTATCGATTATTTGGGATCAAAGGATTATATGGCTGGATTGCAATCGCAGCGATTCTCGCCAATATTCAGGTAATCAAAACGATCGAACTGCTGGGAATCGTAACGACACTCGGTAATACGATGTATGTCAGCATGTATCTGGCAAGCGACTTACTGAATGAACGATTTGGCCCGCGTGTAGCCCGCAAAGCAGTATGGTTCGGCTTTTTCACTTTGATAGTAACGACAATAGTGATGCGGATGGCGATTGGTTTTGATGTGGCACCTGGAGTCGATATTTCCCAGGATGCACAAAATGCCTTGCAAATGATCTTTGGTCCGCTGTCGATTCTGCTTATCGCGAGTCTGTCCGCTTATCTGGTCAGCCAGTTTCTCGATGTCCGCTTGTATAAATGGCTGCGCCGTCGTTTTCCGGCTCCGCACCAGCTGTGGATTCGCAATAACGGGAGTACGATGATCAGTTCGTTTGTCGATACGCTGATCTTTTGCAGTATTGCTTTTCTCGGTATGTATGAATGGTCGGTATGGATCGAGATTTTCCTGACAACCTATGTACTCAAATTCCTGCTTACCGCTGCAGGTACGCCGTTCCTTTATCTGGCCCGCAGTTTCAAGGTGCATGAAGAAGATGTGCCGCAGTTGATTCAGCCGCAGGCAGCTGCAGGAGAAGAGTCGGCAGCCAAGCCGACAGTCTGATACGGCGTCTTTTTCAGCGACGCAGCAAGCGGCTGCTTATCCAGCTGGGCCAGCGACAATCTAGAGCGGCTTCTGCTGGAATGCATCCTTCTACTTCTGGATAGACAGTTCTGCGAATCTGGAAGAATCGAATATCAAAATTAAAAAGACATGTTACGGTCTATCTTTCTTGACCATAACATGTCTTTTTGATTTTGTTCAGCTGCTGTTGCCACTTGATATTTCAGCGACAGGCTAACTTAGCCGATAACCGTCAATTCTTTGGGGAAAGAGGACAGTACATCGACACCATCGGCAGTAACGATTACATCATCTTCGATCCGTACGCCGCAATGTCCCGGTACATAGATACCCGGCTCAACCGTGAATAATACGCCTTCTTCCAGTACATTTTCATTGCCGCCGTGAACCGATGGATATTCATGGGTGTCCATACCGAGTCCATGTCCAAGACGATGAATAAAGCGTGAACCATAGCCAGCTTCGGTAATTACATCACGAGCAGCTTTGTCGATCGAGGCAAAAGTAACACCCGGGCGCGTAGCACGAATCGCCGCTTCATTGGCAGCCAATACCGTATTGTAGATCCGTTTGGCTTCTTCATCGACTTCACCGATCGCAAAGGTGCGGGTAATATCCGAAGCATACCCATTATAAAACAGCCCGAGGTCAAACATCACCAGTTCGCCTGCTGCCAGTTTGCGTGTTCCCGGTACACCATGCGGCAAAGCCGTATTCGGTCCGGACAATACCATAGTGTCAAAAGCAGGTTTTTCCGCGCCCAGCTTTTTCATCTGGTATTCCAGCTCGGCAACCAATTCAATCTCGGTAATACCAATTTTGACGCTGGACAATCCGCGACGCAGTACTTCTTCGATCTTCAAAATAGATTCTCTCATCCGCTCTACTTCTTCCGGCGATTTGCGTGAACGCATACTGTTCAGTATATTGCCTGCATCGATATACGAAGTTGCATTCAGTTCCGCAGACAGCTGTTCAAAGCGCGCGACAGATAAATGTTCCTTTTCCAGACCAAGATTGCCTACATTGCCATTGATGCAGTGCTTGAGACGAATATACGGATTATCCGTATCCGTATGGGTCTCGATTCGTTCTATACTGGATACGCTGCGTGCTTTGTCTGCGTCCAGCGCTGGCAGCAGCATAAAAGCTTCCTCTCCATCCGGAATAAACAATCCCAGAAAACGTTCATGCGGATCGCTCGCAAAACCGGTCAGATAATATACATGCTTGGGATCGGTAATCAGCAGGCTGTCTATGCCGGCTTCTCTCATTAATCCACGCAGGGTGGCAATTCTGTCATCCATATGTGCAGCTCCTCATCATTATAAAATAGTCTAAAAGTGGTGCAAATCCTGTTATATCATTACCCGCAGCGGGTTTTGTCACTCTTTCTATTGTAGCGGTTAATCCGGCTCAGGAAAAGCAGGTAGCATGATTCACTGGGGGAGGGGCAGAGAATAGAATAGTAATTATGCTATAATAACCCCCGGAAGAAATCGAACCGGCGCGAGTACAGAATACAGCCAAAGGGAAGGGAGGAACAAGGATGAGACTGATTCCCGAAAAGACCCCTTTTCGCATATCCACTACGGATCTGGAAGTGAAGTATACCGAATCGGGCGGCGTGATCATCCGTCTGGATGTACAGACACTGGATGATGCTATCCATCATCGTTATCGCGAAATTCAATTGAAATTCACTACAGTGGCTGAACTGAGATGTATCACCTTGAACCTGTTTGAACAGTATGCGGGGAATATCGATATATCGCTTCCGGAGGGAGAAGGGATAACTTACTGGGAACAATATGGTTATCCTTCTGACTCAGGATTGTATCAAGTCATTCCTTCCACGATTCTGGAGGAAAAGGAAAAGCTTTTCGACCCTCACAGCAGACTGAACCTGCGCCATTATCTAATTGCAGGCTACGACAGTTACATAGAAATTATCGCTTCCGGTTATAGTCAAGAATAGGGAGGTTTTCACACATGAATCAGTCTATTGTTCATATTGCTCTGGTCGTTCACGATTATGATGAAGCTATCGAGTTTTATACAAAAAAATTAAATTTTACGCTTATCGAAGATATTTACCAGCCTGAGCAGGAAAAGCGCTGGGTGGTTGTCGCTCCTCCCGGCTCTACGGGCACCACGATCCTGCTGGCGCGCGCGTCTAAACCTGAACAAGAGCCTTTTATTGGTAATCAGGCAGGCGGACGGGTGTTTCTGTTTTTGAATACAGATGATTTCTGGAGAGATTATCATGCCATGCTAGCTCAAGGGATCCATTTTGTGCGAGAACCCAAAGAGCAAGATTACGGAATGGTTGCCGTCTTCGAGGACCTCTACGGCAATCTATGGGATTTACTGCAATTAAACGAAGATCACCCTATCGCCAGACGATTGGGATAATTGCAGAATGCCGATATAATGTATCTGCGAAGCAGTAGATTATCCGTATACAATAAACAGCCCACCTGTTGTGATATAAGGTGGGCTATTTGCAGATTTGAAAATAAAAGGAACAAAGATTAATCGGCAGCGGTCAGCGCTGCATGGATTTCTTTCATTTGTTCCAGATGACGCTGCTCGTGAAGACCGATAAATTCATTCCATTCCTCCAGAGTCAACGGGCCAAATACCGGATGATTCATCGTTTTAAGATGCAGATCTTCGCTGCTCGCTGTCTGGATCGTCTCTTCCAGACGACTGCGTGAACGATCCAGCCGGGCACGAAGTTCAGTGAGTGTCAAATGCTTGTCTGCCGGTACCATGGCAGGTGGTGCAGGGATATGACGTGAACGATCCAGGGTCAGATGGAAAGACGGAGTAGCTGTCGCACCGGAGACCGGAGCCGGTGTCGGCTCATCTTGCTGAATAGTATGTGCCAGCCGATCGGTAATGGCAGTCTCCATCAAATACAGATGCTCCATAACCTGGGCGATAGTCCATTGGTCAGGACGGGCATGTTCATTTAATATCGGCTCATCCAGTGAACCGGCAAAATTCCATATTTGTTCGCGGACTTTGATTGTATTGGGATGCAGCATAAGTGTAGCCTCCTTTGATAAATAAACGCGGTAGTATGGATTTCGGAAAATGTAATACCTTTTGCAAAAGGATACAGGGAAAAGGAAACGCAGGCTGTGAAAAGGATATCGCCCAGCTAAAGCGAAAATAATAATCATCCTGATCTTACATACTTGTACAAGCTGATTTTGCATGAAACATAACGATTGTACAATGATAAAAATCGCGATGTCATTATTTATCCGGTACAATAATTCAGAATAGCTCTCAAGCGGGTAATAATAGCCTAGCCACCATTATGGAGAAGCAGATCAACAGATTGAAAGGGGTAAAAAGATGAGACCAACAAATTCAAATCAACCGGACCCGGAAGAACAGCAGCGTCTTGAACAGGATTATGGCTATGCGGCTATTTATACGGCGAAGCTGCTATACAAGCAAAAACCGGTAATCGATCGTGAAGCACTATATGCCAAAATACAGGAATATACCGGTCCGCTGAATACAGCAGACGATCTGGAGGGACAGGAAGAGACACTGGCAGTCTGGGAAGCCCGTGAATCGGTCAATGAAAACGGAGATTCACAGGAGCAGCTGGAAGATCATTATCATTTCTTTCATCTGAATCATACCCTGGAGTATCAGGAAGGTCCCATGCCTGTCCAGACGGTATTGATGCCTTCCGGAAATAGCATACGTCCCGAGGAATATGAGACAGCGATCCAGCAATCCTGGCACTGGCCGGAAGTAGCAGATACGCTGGCTGGCTGCTCTTACGAGATGATTCTTACCGATATGATGGCACGTGGGATGCCGCATCAGCGCAGACTGCCGCTGTTCAATCATGTGCTGCGTGCGATTCTCGAAGTAGCTCCCTGTGATGCTGTGTATTACAAGGAAAGTGACAAACTGATAGATCCGCAGGCATTACTCGAAGCATTCAGTCAGGGACATGAGCTGTATGGCGCTTTGAATATTCGCCTGTACAATATCCAGTCGGATAACGAACGCCGGGAAATGGTTATGGACAGCCGCGGACTGGCTGCACTGGGTGTACCGGATGTGCAGTGTCACTTTTATGATATCGAACCGGCAGAAGTGGCGCAGTTTCTGATGAATACCGCCGAGTATCTGTATCATCAGGGCGATATTATAGCAGACGGCGAGACGATCGGTATGCATGAGAATCAGCGCTGGAAAGTGGAACACCAGTATTCGCTGGTCGGACCGCGCCGGGTCGTACTGGACGTTGATCCGGGCGAAGCCTATTATGCAGGGATGCAGGAGTCCAATCGGTCTTCCCGCAGTCAGGGATAGGCAGCAGCATGGAATATTACAGATTGCGCTTTGAAGAAAGCGATGAGAATTACTACTTTGAAATTGACGACGATCGTAATGTGCTGCGTCAGGTAATTGAGGATGAGGAGCACTGGGTGGTCTCCAGCCGTCCGGATGAGGAACTTCATTTCTGCCTGTATGAACAGGATTTTGATCAGAGCATGGATGGCGCGGACGGAGAAGACATTTCACGGGAACAATTTGAACAGGTGTGGGCGCAGGCTATGCAGCCGTATCGCAAAGGCTGGGAACGTGTCAAATCGCATTACAAGCCCGGTGATAAGGTGACCGGAGTCGTCGAAGTGAG
It encodes the following:
- a CDS encoding methyl-accepting chemotaxis protein translates to MFRINQSISRKIMVTFALLIIAVCLVMSIFFYVMTRGVVNNNVVPQFRQVLNIAMDGILKGLDNTQVMQSAQGNSGETMKLETYLDSQLKAYELDNLYVLRVDKDKAVVTALSNASKNFKKEQAVELSDNIQQAMKDGKLLTDLYTTDAGSHVTYYYRVPGSSILVAASMDASFVDGITRNLVLMTLLMAIISVAVCLWIAYRFSRKITLPLARLVRHTRLVAEGNLQQDIKMTGSDEIAQLARGFRLMTENLRAMVNHVLDSSEKVSMGTQALTSRINKMHKMVDSSVESIGTIEGGSTMIATSSTENARAMEEITNGIQHIASSTADISDQIGQASDSAVAGNDMAQNAIQQMGSVEQVVTDTRQSVQTLIDSSEAISQILLSIGEITKQIQMLSLNASIEAARAGEHGRGFAVVAAEVRNLADQSRGAAHQIESALQSIREESLKSTESMNRVSQEVQSGTQLVHRAGEAFNQLVELMQQVNMTVQSTSAATQEMSASSEQVSASVDETAEITQKALNNIKGIAKNTERQSSEMFAYAAVMQELNEQAVSLQEAVSKFKVG
- a CDS encoding L-cystine transporter; its protein translation is MHVFLVILNVLILAVLIGVLIWMQKKHISFTKRVFTGLLLGIVFGAAIQLIYTPDSEVVSDSMEWFSLVGNGYVGLLQMVVIPLIMVSIIMAILKLSGRQNLGKISGSILAVLLLTTAIASAVGIASALSFHLTAEGMPVGQVEQERGAALQERLGEVQDKSLPAQLLEFIPTNPFEDMTGARQSSTLAVVIFSAFVGVAALGFMRKNPAQGEVFRNLMESIYGVVMRMVTLILRLTPYGILALITKMVATTSGHDILNLFKFVVASYVALIAMFVIHMIILAVNGLNPLQYVKKIIPTLTFAFTSRSSAATIPLNVETQTRKLGVSEGIANLSASFGATIGQNGCAGIYPSMLAIMIAPTVGINPLDWQFILTLIAVVTISSLGVAGVGGGATFAALIVLSTMNMPVALAGLLISVEPLIDMGRTALNVSGSMTAGLVSSRVLKEHDKDVYNHEDRDLDTAEAS
- a CDS encoding queuosine precursor transporter, whose amino-acid sequence is MLNNIEWGILFVIVNYALFTICYRLFGIKGLYGWIAIAAILANIQVIKTIELLGIVTTLGNTMYVSMYLASDLLNERFGPRVARKAVWFGFFTLIVTTIVMRMAIGFDVAPGVDISQDAQNALQMIFGPLSILLIASLSAYLVSQFLDVRLYKWLRRRFPAPHQLWIRNNGSTMISSFVDTLIFCSIAFLGMYEWSVWIEIFLTTYVLKFLLTAAGTPFLYLARSFKVHEEDVPQLIQPQAAAGEESAAKPTV
- a CDS encoding M24 family metallopeptidase, which translates into the protein MDDRIATLRGLMREAGIDSLLITDPKHVYYLTGFASDPHERFLGLFIPDGEEAFMLLPALDADKARSVSSIERIETHTDTDNPYIRLKHCINGNVGNLGLEKEHLSVARFEQLSAELNATSYIDAGNILNSMRSRKSPEEVERMRESILKIEEVLRRGLSSVKIGITEIELVAELEYQMKKLGAEKPAFDTMVLSGPNTALPHGVPGTRKLAAGELVMFDLGLFYNGYASDITRTFAIGEVDEEAKRIYNTVLAANEAAIRATRPGVTFASIDKAARDVITEAGYGSRFIHRLGHGLGMDTHEYPSVHGGNENVLEEGVLFTVEPGIYVPGHCGVRIEDDVIVTADGVDVLSSFPKELTVIG
- a CDS encoding VOC family protein, translated to MNQSIVHIALVVHDYDEAIEFYTKKLNFTLIEDIYQPEQEKRWVVVAPPGSTGTTILLARASKPEQEPFIGNQAGGRVFLFLNTDDFWRDYHAMLAQGIHFVREPKEQDYGMVAVFEDLYGNLWDLLQLNEDHPIARRLG
- a CDS encoding DinB family protein translates to MLHPNTIKVREQIWNFAGSLDEPILNEHARPDQWTIAQVMEHLYLMETAITDRLAHTIQQDEPTPAPVSGATATPSFHLTLDRSRHIPAPPAMVPADKHLTLTELRARLDRSRSRLEETIQTASSEDLHLKTMNHPVFGPLTLEEWNEFIGLHEQRHLEQMKEIHAALTAAD
- a CDS encoding DUF4261 domain-containing protein; this translates as MRPTNSNQPDPEEQQRLEQDYGYAAIYTAKLLYKQKPVIDREALYAKIQEYTGPLNTADDLEGQEETLAVWEARESVNENGDSQEQLEDHYHFFHLNHTLEYQEGPMPVQTVLMPSGNSIRPEEYETAIQQSWHWPEVADTLAGCSYEMILTDMMARGMPHQRRLPLFNHVLRAILEVAPCDAVYYKESDKLIDPQALLEAFSQGHELYGALNIRLYNIQSDNERREMVMDSRGLAALGVPDVQCHFYDIEPAEVAQFLMNTAEYLYHQGDIIADGETIGMHENQRWKVEHQYSLVGPRRVVLDVDPGEAYYAGMQESNRSSRSQG